The following are from one region of the Polaribacter marinaquae genome:
- a CDS encoding IS110 family transposase — MNKYKEIFGVDISKDVFDVYGSTSGHNQFKNDASGFNFFLKNLPKNSLVIMEATGYYHYRLAQFLYKQSVIVSVVNPLSIKRFIQMKLAKVKTDKSYAKAICDYGMINEVPLYNALTDVQSECLQLFRWLDSLIKKRTATKNKIHGEEVLGVPSKWVYRSLIRVKKHLEREIKGIEEKLLTLVKQEQQAQLTLLTSIPGIGLKTALFLIVVTDGFEKFETAAQLCSYVGITPTIRESGSSVRGRARISKVGNRKLRNLLFLCSFTACKHNKGCREIYERIVNKGKSKKLALIAVSNKLLKQSFAIAKSGLAYDETYVSVLSKQIS, encoded by the coding sequence ATGAATAAATATAAGGAAATTTTTGGAGTTGACATTAGCAAAGATGTGTTTGATGTTTATGGAAGTACAAGTGGTCATAATCAATTTAAAAATGATGCCTCTGGATTTAATTTTTTTCTAAAAAATCTTCCTAAAAACTCATTAGTAATTATGGAAGCCACAGGTTATTATCATTACAGGTTAGCTCAATTTTTATACAAGCAAAGTGTTATTGTCTCTGTTGTAAATCCATTATCAATAAAGCGTTTTATTCAAATGAAATTGGCAAAAGTTAAAACAGATAAAAGTTATGCCAAAGCAATTTGTGATTATGGAATGATAAATGAAGTTCCATTATACAATGCTCTTACAGATGTTCAAAGTGAATGTTTACAGCTCTTTAGGTGGTTAGATAGTTTAATAAAAAAACGTACAGCTACCAAGAATAAAATTCATGGAGAAGAAGTGTTAGGGGTTCCATCAAAATGGGTCTATCGCTCTTTAATTCGTGTTAAAAAACATTTAGAAAGAGAGATTAAAGGCATAGAAGAAAAGTTACTTACTTTAGTAAAGCAAGAACAACAAGCTCAATTAACACTTTTAACCAGTATTCCAGGAATAGGATTAAAGACAGCATTATTTTTAATCGTTGTGACAGATGGTTTTGAAAAGTTTGAAACAGCGGCTCAACTTTGTAGTTATGTAGGAATCACACCAACAATAAGAGAGTCTGGAAGTAGTGTGAGGGGTAGAGCAAGAATTAGTAAGGTGGGTAATAGAAAGCTACGCAATCTTTTGTTTTTGTGTTCATTTACAGCTTGTAAGCATAATAAAGGTTGTAGAGAAATTTATGAGCGAATTGTAAACAAAGGTAAGAGTAAGAAATTAGCTTTAATTGCGGTTTCTAATAAGTTGTTAAAACAGAGTTTTGCAATTGCCAAATCTGGATTAGCATATGATGAAACTTATGTTTCTGTATTGTCTAAACAAATAAGTTAA